The genomic stretch ATTACTGACTTTAAGGAAGTAGCCAGGAACAAGAATATACTTATTAACCATGATCATAACATACCTTGGTCTCTTCTTCAGCTGTAGAATTTTGGTGACAAGTACTACACAAGCCAAGAAGAGCGCACTGCAGATGATGGCCAGGATTATGATGATAGGGTCTCTCACGGAGTCCCATCCGTCACCGCAGGTCTCTATGATAGCACTTTGCGAAGACATCGACATTGATGACCTTGGTTCATCTTCAGAATCAGTGTTATTGCACCTGGaagaagaaataaacaatacagtTACGGACTGTTTGAAAGTAAAAGTAAAGTTTTTAGATGGTTTTGTTGGTTGAGCAGTGGCAggtataatttcaattcttcaatttaattCGTATCTAAAATGTATTGCGGAATAAGGGATCAATGAAGAATAAAgtaagtatgtaggtaatgttATGCATGTTACTTTATACTTACTGGCAACTTGTGTTAGTTTCTGCCGTAGCTGGTGCCTCcgtaatagtagtagtagtggtagtgggACTAGGAGTAGAATTCGTAGTGGCAGCTGTAGTAGTGGGCATGGTAGTGGTAGTGAACACTTTAGGTGTCTCACATCTTGACCCTTCAAAGTCTCCTATACATTGACATTCACGTTCATTTTTCTCATTCAAAGAACAAGCCCCATTGTTCAAACAGTAACCGTGACACTCATTGACTTCACATCTCTGTCCAGAGTAACCAGCATTAcatctaaaaaaagaaataattatgaaaaaagtgAACACATGACTCCAATGCCACAATCAGGACTGATTGACTGATGTTTACCTGCATTCTGGCTTTCCTTTGTCATTGACACCACAATCTCCTTGGAAACAATAGTTCTGGCATACTGAAATGTCGCATCTATCACCAGTGTAGCCAAGCGTACATTTGCACAACAGTTTCCCATTAACTTTAGTACCGTGAACACAAAATAGGCCGACATCCTTAGGAACGTTGGAAGAGTCGCTTATTTCAGTGTTATTTTGAGGCAGACTCTTTAGTGCTTGACATTCCTCAATTCCTTGAATTTGATCTTCAATCTTATAATTAGCGGCAATTCCAAAAGGGTTCTCGGGGAAGCTACTAATCTGCACTGGCTCTGGCTCTATCGGCGGGTTCTTTGGTAGTTGCCATACAGATTTGAAGCCCCAGTCCACCCAGTAGATGGAGTCCTTTGAGACCGTCAATGTATTCGGCTGATGATGTATTCCAGTTAACAAAGTTTTCCTGTTCGTTCCATCCAAATCTGCACTCTCTATAGAATAATGAATACCTTCTCTATCATCAGCCCAGTACAGTTTCTTCGTCTGTTGGTCAATGGCCAAGCTGACTGGCATATAAATGTTGTTGTCTACTATGACCTCTCTTTTGGTGCCGTCGTAGAGAGCTCTTTCTATCGTAGGCTTTTTAACGTTGGTGTTAGTCCAGTAGACGTACCTGCAATGTGTAAATTATGATTAGGTACTGTTTAGTTAAACAAATGTGTAGATATTCAATTATACATCTATTAGTAGCAACCTACCCTCTGCAGCTGTCCACTGCAATGGCTCTGGGAAGCTCATCATCCATCTTGATCAAAAGATTGCCGTACAGATGGTTCTTATATCCAGGCTTCAATGAAATCCAGTATA from Spodoptera frugiperda isolate SF20-4 chromosome 4, AGI-APGP_CSIRO_Sfru_2.0, whole genome shotgun sequence encodes the following:
- the LOC118272429 gene encoding protein cueball isoform X1, which translates into the protein MCKTQCVLALLALSVGVAHSWDIAVTSGDRLEFFLSNGTKSQTEESQFRDLTLLAYDAVHNMLLFVDKQSDNASIFSFNITSKKYQSLVAKKAYENIQGLAFDPVKGLLFWTDTNDRSIYWISLKPGYKNHLYGNLLIKMDDELPRAIAVDSCRGYVYWTNTNVKKPTIERALYDGTKREVIVDNNIYMPVSLAIDQQTKKLYWADDREGIHYSIESADLDGTNRKTLLTGIHHQPNTLTVSKDSIYWVDWGFKSVWQLPKNPPIEPEPVQISSFPENPFGIAANYKIEDQIQGIEECQALKSLPQNNTEISDSSNVPKDVGLFCVHGTKVNGKLLCKCTLGYTGDRCDISVCQNYCFQGDCGVNDKGKPECRCNAGYSGQRCEVNECHGYCLNNGACSLNEKNERECQCIGDFEGSRCETPKVFTTTTMPTTTAATTNSTPSPTTTTTTITEAPATAETNTSCQCNNTDSEDEPRSSMSMSSQSAIIETCGDGWDSVRDPIIIILAIICSALFLACVVLVTKILQLKKRPRIKKRIIVNKNVTPMTARPDQCEITIENCCNMNICETPCFEPRSTIRPSLLDSKPGKEEKKNLIANMEYPDDPY
- the LOC118272429 gene encoding protein cueball isoform X2; translated protein: MCKTQCVLALLALSVGVAHSWDIAVTSGDRLEFFLSNGTKSQTEESQFRDLTLLAYDAVHNMLLFVDKQSDNASIFSFNITSKKYQSLVAKKAYENIQGLAFDPVKGLLFWTDTNDRSIYWISLKPGYKNHLYGNLLIKMDDELPRAIAVDSCRGYVYWTNTNVKKPTIERALYDGTKREVIVDNNIYMPVSLAIDQQTKKLYWADDREGIHYSIESADLDGTNRKTLLTGIHHQPNTLTVSKDSIYWVDWGFKSVWQLPKNPPIEPEPVQISSFPENPFGIAANYKIEDQIQGIEECQALKSLPQNNTEISDSSNVPKDVGLFCVHGTKVNGKLLCKCTLGYTGDRCDISVCQNYCFQGDCGVNDKGKPECRCNAGYSGQRCEVNECHGYCLNNGACSLNEKNERECQCIGDFEGSRCETPKVFTTTTMPTTTAATTNSTPSPTTTTTTITEAPATAETNTSCQCNNTDSEDEPRSSMSMSSQSAIIETCGDGWDSVRDPIIIILAIICSALFLACVVLVTKILQLKKRPRIKKRIIVNKNVTPMTARPDQCEITIENCCNMNICETVDNAWASHLQ